The Planifilum fimeticola genome has a segment encoding these proteins:
- a CDS encoding TlyA family RNA methyltransferase, producing MSRPKGGKNKLGKERLDVLLVKKGYAPSREQARRTIMAGLVRVGQERMDKPGARVPEDAPIEVEGPIHPYVSRGGLKLEEALRVFSIDLTGRVVIDIGASTGGFTDCALQRGARIVYAVDVGYGQLAWKLRQDPRVVVMERTNFRHFRPEDLKGEPPDMGTVDVSFISLAHILPPLSRVLSPPGEVVALVKPQFEAGREQVGKGGIVRDPAVHRRVLMDHLDMAAQSGFRVLGLTPSPIAGGEGNIEFLSHLILASSPRPTVSAEDVERVVEAAHRRISK from the coding sequence ATGAGCCGCCCCAAAGGCGGGAAGAACAAGTTGGGCAAGGAACGGCTGGATGTGTTGTTGGTCAAAAAGGGATATGCTCCGAGCCGTGAGCAGGCACGGCGAACGATCATGGCCGGTTTGGTCCGGGTGGGTCAGGAGCGGATGGACAAACCCGGTGCCCGCGTCCCGGAGGATGCGCCGATTGAAGTGGAAGGACCGATCCATCCTTATGTCAGTCGGGGGGGCCTGAAATTGGAGGAGGCGCTCCGGGTCTTCTCGATCGATTTGACCGGCCGGGTGGTGATCGACATCGGCGCATCCACCGGGGGATTTACCGATTGCGCCTTGCAACGGGGGGCGCGGATCGTGTACGCCGTGGATGTGGGCTACGGCCAGTTGGCCTGGAAACTGCGTCAGGACCCCCGGGTCGTGGTCATGGAACGGACCAATTTCCGCCATTTTCGCCCGGAGGATTTGAAAGGGGAGCCGCCGGACATGGGGACGGTCGATGTTTCCTTCATCTCTCTCGCCCATATTTTGCCGCCCCTTTCTCGCGTCCTCTCCCCGCCCGGGGAGGTGGTTGCCTTGGTCAAGCCCCAATTTGAAGCGGGGAGAGAGCAGGTGGGAAAAGGGGGAATCGTCCGGGATCCCGCCGTTCATCGAAGGGTGCTGATGGATCACCTGGATATGGCGGCGCAGTCGGGTTTTCGGGTGCTTGGCCTCACACCTTCGCCGATTGCCGGCGGTGAGGGCAACATCGAGTTTTTGAGCCATTTGATCCTGGCGTCCTCCCCGCGGCCGACGGTCTCCGCTGAAGACGTGGAACGGGTGGTGGAGGCGGCGCATCGACGCATTTCCAAATGA
- the dxs gene encoding 1-deoxy-D-xylulose-5-phosphate synthase, with the protein MLLEKINSPEQLKQLPVEELPRLAEEIRRFLIESLSVTGGHLSSNLGVVELTLALHYLFDSPRDKLIWDVGHQVYVHKILTGRREAFPTLRQYQGLSGFPKREESEHDVWETGHSSTSLSAAMGMAAARDLMGEDYKVIAVIGDGALTGGMALEALNHIGNEKKDIIVVLNDNEMSISPNVGALHNYLGRLRTHRHYHKVKKDVELLLKKIPTVGEPFARALERVKDSLKYLVVSGVLFEKLGFTYLGPVDGHKIDELMECLRQAAKTPGPVLVHAVTVKGKGYKPAEEDSVTYHGPGPYKIESGAFITKPAKGPNYAKVFGDTLVSLAERDPRVVAITPAMLEGSKLTGFAERFPDRCFDVGIAEQHAATFAAGLAIQGMKPVLAIYSTFLQRGYDQVIHDIARQNLNVVLAVDRAGLVGADGETHQGVFDIAFLRCVPNMVVMMPKDENELRHMLYTALHYDDGPVAVRFPRGSGIGVQMDEELKALPIGRAEVIREGSDIALLAFGNMVPLAERAAEQLVREGFSPRVINARFAKPLDESLLMQIADEGIPVLTVEEGCLIGGFGSAVLEFYAEQGIHDMVVERLAIPDRFIEHGSVEQLRREIGLTVDHIVQKGRSMMPRKRRRA; encoded by the coding sequence AAAATTAATTCTCCGGAACAGTTGAAACAATTGCCAGTGGAAGAGCTTCCCCGGTTGGCGGAGGAGATTCGCCGTTTCTTGATCGAGAGCCTTTCGGTGACGGGGGGACACCTTTCATCCAATCTGGGAGTGGTGGAGCTCACCCTTGCACTTCATTATCTCTTCGACAGCCCGCGGGACAAATTGATCTGGGATGTGGGCCATCAGGTGTATGTGCACAAGATCCTCACCGGCCGTCGGGAGGCTTTTCCCACACTGAGGCAGTATCAAGGATTGTCCGGGTTTCCCAAAAGGGAGGAGAGCGAGCACGACGTCTGGGAGACCGGTCACAGCAGCACCTCCCTGTCCGCCGCCATGGGAATGGCTGCCGCCCGCGATCTGATGGGAGAGGACTACAAGGTGATCGCTGTGATCGGCGACGGGGCACTGACGGGGGGGATGGCCCTGGAGGCTCTCAATCACATCGGCAACGAGAAGAAGGATATCATCGTCGTTCTGAACGACAACGAGATGTCCATCTCCCCCAACGTGGGTGCTCTGCATAACTATTTGGGACGGCTGCGTACCCACCGGCATTATCATAAGGTGAAAAAAGACGTGGAGCTCTTGTTGAAAAAAATCCCCACGGTGGGGGAACCCTTTGCCCGCGCGTTGGAGAGGGTGAAGGACAGCCTCAAATACCTGGTGGTTTCCGGAGTGCTGTTTGAAAAATTGGGCTTCACTTATCTCGGTCCCGTGGACGGGCACAAGATTGACGAATTGATGGAATGCCTCCGGCAGGCCGCCAAAACGCCGGGACCGGTGTTGGTCCATGCGGTCACCGTCAAAGGGAAGGGTTACAAACCCGCGGAGGAGGATTCGGTGACCTATCACGGCCCGGGTCCCTACAAGATCGAGTCCGGGGCGTTTATTACGAAACCCGCAAAGGGGCCCAATTATGCCAAGGTATTTGGCGATACGCTGGTCAGCCTGGCCGAGAGGGATCCGCGGGTCGTGGCCATCACTCCCGCCATGCTGGAGGGCTCGAAACTGACCGGTTTCGCCGAGCGATTTCCGGATCGATGTTTTGACGTGGGAATCGCCGAACAACACGCCGCCACCTTTGCGGCGGGTCTCGCCATCCAGGGGATGAAGCCGGTGTTGGCCATTTATTCCACCTTCCTGCAGCGGGGCTATGATCAGGTGATTCACGACATCGCCCGCCAAAATCTGAACGTGGTTCTCGCGGTGGATCGGGCGGGTCTGGTCGGAGCCGACGGAGAGACGCACCAGGGCGTGTTCGACATCGCCTTTTTGCGCTGCGTTCCGAACATGGTGGTCATGATGCCGAAGGATGAAAACGAACTGCGGCACATGTTGTACACCGCCCTCCATTATGACGACGGTCCCGTCGCCGTTCGCTTCCCCCGCGGTTCCGGGATCGGAGTCCAAATGGACGAAGAATTGAAGGCCCTTCCCATCGGACGAGCCGAGGTGATCCGGGAAGGGAGCGACATCGCCCTGCTCGCCTTCGGCAACATGGTTCCGCTGGCGGAACGGGCGGCGGAGCAGCTGGTCCGGGAAGGTTTCTCGCCGCGGGTGATCAATGCCCGTTTCGCGAAACCCCTGGATGAATCGCTCCTCATGCAAATCGCCGACGAAGGTATTCCGGTGCTGACCGTGGAGGAGGGGTGTCTGATCGGTGGATTCGGCAGCGCCGTGTTGGAGTTTTACGCGGAGCAGGGAATCCATGACATGGTCGTGGAACGCCTCGCCATTCCGGATCGGTTCATCGAACACGGGAGTGTGGAACAGTTGCGGCGGGAGATCGGGCTGACGGTGGATCACATCGTGCAAAAGGGGCGCAGCATGATGCCCCGGAAGCGCAGAAGGGCATAA